One Chaetodon trifascialis isolate fChaTrf1 chromosome 13, fChaTrf1.hap1, whole genome shotgun sequence DNA segment encodes these proteins:
- the LOC139341009 gene encoding pleckstrin homology domain-containing family A member 1-like isoform X4, with product MPYVDRQNRICGFLDIEENESSGKFLRRYFILDTQQGSLVWFMDNPQNLPIGTDCVGSLKLTYISKVSDATKLRPKAEFCFVINAGMRKFFLQANDQQDLVDWVIALNKATKITVPKLSDGQQNAENQKALPDVIGPKKQVSYKTEIIGGVPIVTQTQHEGGDGADRAERDAIHRSHSQLPYFLGRPTQEHTVIKSGYCVKQGAVMRNWKRRYFLLEENSMSYFKSDLEKEPLRMIPLKEVHKVQECKQSDIMMRDNLFEVVTTSRTFYIQADSPEEMHSWIKAVSGAIVAQRGPGRSAATMRQARRLSNPCIQRYTSRIGECSSTLLQLCTCLRCVTSCLSLLLPPVRCLD from the exons ATGCCTTACGTGGACCGACAGAACCGCATCTGTGGCTTCTTGGACATAGAGGAGAACGAGAGCAGTGGCAAGTTCCTGCGTCGTTACTTCATACTGGACACACAGCAGGGAAGCTTGGTGTGGTTCATGGACAACCCACAG AACCTGCCTATTGGCACAGACTGCGTTGGTTCCCTCAAGCTCACCTACATCTCTAAG GTCAGCGATGCCACTAAGCTGAGGCCTAAGGCAGAATTCTGCTTCG TCATCAATGCTGGGATGAGGAAGTTCTTCCTGCAGGCCAACGACCAGCAGGATCTTGTGGACTGGGTCATCGCTCTCAATAAAGCCACCAAGATCact gtgCCAAAGTTGTCTGATGGGCAGCAGAATGCAGAGAACCAGAAGGCTTTGCCAGACGTCATAGGGCCCAAGAAACAAGTCTCCTATAAGACGGAGATTATTGGAGGAGTCCCCATCGTCACCCAGACACAG CATGAAGGAGGTGATGGTGCAGACAGAGCGGAGCGTGACGCCATACATCGCTCCCACAGCCAGCTGCCGTACTTCCTGGGCAGGCCGACTCAGGAGCACACGGTCATCAAATCGGGCTACTGCGTCAAGCAGGGGGCTGTG ATGAGGAACTGGAAACGGCGATATTTCCTATTGGAAGAGAACTCAATGAGTTACTTCAAGTCAGATTTG GAGAAAGAGCCTCTAAGAATGATTCCACTGAAGGAAGTTCACAAAGTCCAGGAGTGCAAACAGAG TGACATTATGATGAGAGATAACCTGTTTGAAGTCGTCACCACATCAAGGACATTTTACATACAG GCGGACAGCCCCGAGGAGATGCACAGTTGGATCAAGGCTGTCTCAGGGGCCATTGTGGCCCAGCGGGGGCCTGGGAGGTCTGCTGCCACA ATGCGGCAGGCCAGACGGCTGTCGAACCCCTGTATACAGAGGTATACGTCCCGAATCGGGGAGTGCAGCAGCAC tctgctgcagctgtgtacCTGTCTTAGATGTGTGACATCCTgcttgtctctcctcctccctcctgttcGCTGCct
- the LOC139341009 gene encoding pleckstrin homology domain-containing family A member 1-like isoform X5, whose amino-acid sequence MPYVDRQNRICGFLDIEENESSGKFLRRYFILDTQQGSLVWFMDNPQNLPIGTDCVGSLKLTYISKVSDATKLRPKAEFCFVINAGMRKFFLQANDQQDLVDWVIALNKATKITVPKLSDGQQNAENQKALPDVIGPKKQVSYKTEIIGGVPIVTQTQHEGGDGADRAERDAIHRSHSQLPYFLGRPTQEHTVIKSGYCVKQGAVMRNWKRRYFLLEENSMSYFKSDLEKEPLRMIPLKEVHKVQECKQSDIMMRDNLFEVVTTSRTFYIQADSPEEMHSWIKAVSGAIVAQRGPGRSAATMRQARRLSNPCIQRYTSRIGECSSTD is encoded by the exons ATGCCTTACGTGGACCGACAGAACCGCATCTGTGGCTTCTTGGACATAGAGGAGAACGAGAGCAGTGGCAAGTTCCTGCGTCGTTACTTCATACTGGACACACAGCAGGGAAGCTTGGTGTGGTTCATGGACAACCCACAG AACCTGCCTATTGGCACAGACTGCGTTGGTTCCCTCAAGCTCACCTACATCTCTAAG GTCAGCGATGCCACTAAGCTGAGGCCTAAGGCAGAATTCTGCTTCG TCATCAATGCTGGGATGAGGAAGTTCTTCCTGCAGGCCAACGACCAGCAGGATCTTGTGGACTGGGTCATCGCTCTCAATAAAGCCACCAAGATCact gtgCCAAAGTTGTCTGATGGGCAGCAGAATGCAGAGAACCAGAAGGCTTTGCCAGACGTCATAGGGCCCAAGAAACAAGTCTCCTATAAGACGGAGATTATTGGAGGAGTCCCCATCGTCACCCAGACACAG CATGAAGGAGGTGATGGTGCAGACAGAGCGGAGCGTGACGCCATACATCGCTCCCACAGCCAGCTGCCGTACTTCCTGGGCAGGCCGACTCAGGAGCACACGGTCATCAAATCGGGCTACTGCGTCAAGCAGGGGGCTGTG ATGAGGAACTGGAAACGGCGATATTTCCTATTGGAAGAGAACTCAATGAGTTACTTCAAGTCAGATTTG GAGAAAGAGCCTCTAAGAATGATTCCACTGAAGGAAGTTCACAAAGTCCAGGAGTGCAAACAGAG TGACATTATGATGAGAGATAACCTGTTTGAAGTCGTCACCACATCAAGGACATTTTACATACAG GCGGACAGCCCCGAGGAGATGCACAGTTGGATCAAGGCTGTCTCAGGGGCCATTGTGGCCCAGCGGGGGCCTGGGAGGTCTGCTGCCACA ATGCGGCAGGCCAGACGGCTGTCGAACCCCTGTATACAGAGGTATACGTCCCGAATCGGGGAGTGCAGCAGCAC
- the LOC139341009 gene encoding pleckstrin homology domain-containing family A member 1-like isoform X6, producing the protein MPYVDRQNRICGFLDIEENESSGKFLRRYFILDTQQGSLVWFMDNPQNLPIGTDCVGSLKLTYISKVSDATKLRPKAEFCFVINAGMRKFFLQANDQQDLVDWVIALNKATKITVPKLSDGQQNAENQKALPDVIGPKKQVSYKTEIIGGVPIVTQTQHEGGDGADRAERDAIHRSHSQLPYFLGRPTQEHTVIKSGYCVKQGAVMRNWKRRYFLLEENSMSYFKSDLEKEPLRMIPLKEVHKVQECKQSDIMMRDNLFEVVTTSRTFYIQADSPEEMHSWIKAVSGAIVAQRGPGRSAATRLKSDSEKL; encoded by the exons ATGCCTTACGTGGACCGACAGAACCGCATCTGTGGCTTCTTGGACATAGAGGAGAACGAGAGCAGTGGCAAGTTCCTGCGTCGTTACTTCATACTGGACACACAGCAGGGAAGCTTGGTGTGGTTCATGGACAACCCACAG AACCTGCCTATTGGCACAGACTGCGTTGGTTCCCTCAAGCTCACCTACATCTCTAAG GTCAGCGATGCCACTAAGCTGAGGCCTAAGGCAGAATTCTGCTTCG TCATCAATGCTGGGATGAGGAAGTTCTTCCTGCAGGCCAACGACCAGCAGGATCTTGTGGACTGGGTCATCGCTCTCAATAAAGCCACCAAGATCact gtgCCAAAGTTGTCTGATGGGCAGCAGAATGCAGAGAACCAGAAGGCTTTGCCAGACGTCATAGGGCCCAAGAAACAAGTCTCCTATAAGACGGAGATTATTGGAGGAGTCCCCATCGTCACCCAGACACAG CATGAAGGAGGTGATGGTGCAGACAGAGCGGAGCGTGACGCCATACATCGCTCCCACAGCCAGCTGCCGTACTTCCTGGGCAGGCCGACTCAGGAGCACACGGTCATCAAATCGGGCTACTGCGTCAAGCAGGGGGCTGTG ATGAGGAACTGGAAACGGCGATATTTCCTATTGGAAGAGAACTCAATGAGTTACTTCAAGTCAGATTTG GAGAAAGAGCCTCTAAGAATGATTCCACTGAAGGAAGTTCACAAAGTCCAGGAGTGCAAACAGAG TGACATTATGATGAGAGATAACCTGTTTGAAGTCGTCACCACATCAAGGACATTTTACATACAG GCGGACAGCCCCGAGGAGATGCACAGTTGGATCAAGGCTGTCTCAGGGGCCATTGTGGCCCAGCGGGGGCCTGGGAGGTCTGCTGCCACA